One Ictalurus furcatus strain D&B chromosome 7, Billie_1.0, whole genome shotgun sequence genomic window, ATCCCACTGAGGATTGAAGCAACCCCCTACCATATGCCATGCCTTTCTGATTTTTAATGATCATGGACCTCCTTAAAAATCTTGCTCATCACTGCCCACAGGGTCTTCAGGGGAGAATAGAGCTTGGGTATAGAGTTAATTACATTCCCCTTTGCCTGCAAGGAGCTTAGACCACTTGGGCTGAATCAGGTAAGAATGCAGTCCATGCACCACAACTTTTAGGTACAAGCATTGAATGCATTCTTTAAGAAATCTGTATTACATCTATGATTGAATTGcaaattcaatttcaatacAGCTGTTTGCACAGATAGAGagtaaagatatttttttatattagtttTGCAAATCAATTTTGCAGTTAGctatttcttccatttgcatTCAACATCCAATTGCGACACTCTTTTGAAGAGCGTTCCGTGATATTCCTTGTCATATTATTGTATAAACTCATGCCAATGTATTTTCAGTTGTACTCACTACAAATATTGCCAAACCCTTAGATAATCTAGACACCTAGATGTTCAGTCAGTTATTTTACACTATAATATAGAGATGTATATTCTCCTTCAATAATATTCAATAATATTCTTCATAGTACTTCTGgaatttattgttgtttttgaaaATATCAAACAAATTATATCTTTGAATAATCTTGGAAACTCGACTGGCCCCTCTAAATGTCTTAAATTGGTACATATTTAACTTAAATACATAATATTGTTTATGGTGCACCACAGGACTCTGTACTTGGAGCATACTTTTCTTGTTGTATATCAACAACAAATTATGGTCAAATTATTGCTAAACTTCCATAGTCAAATATCTCTAGTGGGTGATCATATCAAATCTTTAAATCAGCCACCAATTTGTCCTACTAGTattgtacattaaataaattgttgtaTTTGATGTGAAAATAGAAACTCTTCCTACTGGTAGTGAGGAAAATTAGAGCAAGGTTAGAAAATTGGAATGAGTTAATAAACCTCAACTTCCACATTGATACTGTTGCTTATTTCACTAGGCTATatgattaaatatgtaaatatgtacttTTGTCATGCTCTCTAAATCCGGGCACATATTCTTAAAATTGTTTGCATTTTCAGAAATCTAATCCATAGTAAGTAAAATTTTGCTcctttcacatttaaattttttttttatttgaaactttTCACATCGTCATAATAACCTTGCAGAAATTATCTATGGCGTTCAAGCACTTAGTCTGGATTATAGACGTCTTCTTTTCTGTATTCTTCACTTCATGGACTCTAAATGGTTCATTCCTAGGAGCTGAAAAATGGCCCAAATCAAGCTGTCCTTGCTGTTTTCTGGTATTGTGCTTGCAATCATCTTAATGCCAGGTAAGGACAAACCTCATAGTAATGTATCTTTCTTTACTGATATTATTCAACGCTTCATACTTAGTCTATGTATTCAAAAATGCTGTTTGTTATCATATAATATGCTATTCATGTGTAGTACTGAATATGCATTTCTTTACTGTACTGAAACAATAGACCCCAGAAGTCTTCTAATGATCAGCTGACTATGCTTTTCCCCCAAGCCATAAAGATCTGAAGGGACCAACTGGGGGGTGCAGACGTATGGTACACTTAATGTCATAATGTTAACTATACAGACCATTTTGTCCCCCTTCATCTTCTTTTACAACAGCGTGGCAGTTAAAGTTGCAGCCTTCAGGCACATAGCCCATGCGCCTTTGTAGTTTAACGGGTGCCCTTGTAGGGAGCCACACTTGCAGTAATCCCCTTCTAACAGTGCTGTGTAGGGGAATAGAACATTAATATGTAGGCGCAGGTTCACAAACAGGGAAAGTTCTTGCTTGTAATTGCTTATTAGTGGATCAGCATTTTCCCTCCTTTGAGACATGGCACATCTGGTTCCTAACAgatccattttgttttttaatgattggCAGATTTTCTTGGGGCTGGTCCAGTAGGACAtccagaaaaggaagaaggtgaGCGACTGTTTTAAACCTCAATGTGGACTCATTAGTGACTGATCAATATTAGTCAATATTGATCGATTCATATCTCCTTATCTAGAAATATTTTAGACACAGGATCATGTTTTATCCCTAAACATCATGGATGCCGTCACTGCCGTCATATTTGCATTTGATGCCAATGCGATGAATCAGTTAATGAACGATATCTTTGTGGGTTCAGTAGCTGAGTTTGCTGAAGAGAAGCCAGCCAGCTTGTTAGACCTGAAGAAACTGACACGCAATAAGAGGAATGCTGTTGCTCATTACAAACGCTTGCCTGAATTCTGGGCCTGGTACAAGTACTACATGGACACCCATAACCAGGAGGGAGTGAGTAATCTCATCCAATACATAAATCAGCTGATAGTGCTGATGTTTTAAGATTGTTGTCAGGCACAAATCACTCTCACTCTTAAGAGCCATTCACCTCTGTGTTCACATCTACAGATTGAGAGTTTGGACCAGCTGTACTTGATCTACCTGCAGAATAAGCATCGAGTTGAGGGGGACAATACCTACAAACATTACCTCACCCACCTGAGTGAGGTCTACAAGGCCTGTGCTAAATCAGATGACCCTGACTGCATTCCAGAGTACACAAGCAAGCCCACAGCTAAGGTTGTTATACCAGCTGCCATGAAGCAAGTGCCAGTGAATGTGTGTAATCCATATCTTGATCCCTACTGTATAATTTCTGTTGGTCCTCAAGCAGCACCTGAGGagcctcctcctgctcctgttGCAGTTAAATCTCCCAGTCCCTTTCTGCTCCCCACACCCATAAAAACCCCATCTGGACACCATTACTATGCCTCAGCATTGGAACCTTTTCTCTCAAGtgaaaagagagctgagctgCTCCGGATCTGCAGCCCATCTGATGTAGAGTGCTTGCAGTATCACTTACGTGCTGCTTATGGTTATAGACCTGCTCTTACCCCAGTGCCTTCCAATACCTATCTGGGATGTGACCCTACTAAAGACCCTTACTGCAGGCCCACAATGGTAGCCAAGACTCCATCAAGTCTGTATCATGTATACCCTCACTGTAACCCGGCTGTTGACCCTCTCTGCGTCAGTAATATAGCCCCAGCTGCCCAAAGTGCAGAGAAGGCTTCTAAGGAACAGTACTGCAACCCTCTGTTTGAAAAGGATTGCAACCCACTCACTGCCAACAGGCTGGTCACACTTAAGACTCCTGTGCTGCAGTATGTGCCACAAGGCCAGATGACTCCCTACCACCTAGCTGCCCTAATGAAACCATTCCCGATTAGCCAACAAGCGAAATCCAGTGCTTCTGGTACCACACCAGAATGCCATCCATATGATCCCAGCTGTAGCAGATTTTCCCCTCTGGCTTCCACTGCGGCAGTCAAGAACATGCAGGGTGGCATCATCTTACCCCACCCTGACTGTGATCCTGAGATTGACTACAATTGCCGTCTGCGCCGTGCAGAACCCAAAGACAACAGAAAGACAGCTGAGGAACCCAAGGATGAGCTGGAAAGTGGTGATGACGCCAGCAACGCCAATGTAGCGCCGCAGTACCAGGTCCCACGATTCGAGGATTTCCTGAGGGGATACCTGGGTCACTATAAGAAATAAAAGGACATGCCATTATCTGAAAAGCTTTAAACACTCAACCCAGTtgtagtgtttaaaaaaaaaggaactcaCAAACATGCTAAAGTGTTCAGGTCAACATAGACCTCCTGGTAATGAAGCCAGAACTCACACTTCAGAATAGTTCAGAACAGGTGAAACAAGTGTTTTATAGGGATCATTTCAGATCAATACTTTCTGAATTTACAATACACCAACTATGTTTAAATTGTGAATGATATTTCATTACATCCCTTTGAAAATGCAAACAATTTCAATATCACTTACTGCatgaataacatttttaaaatcaaaatagTGTGGCTGCTGATGAAAATGATTTCAGTTTTGTATTAATGACtttgtattaatgtattttatgaCTATACTCATATCATGAAGTTAGCTTTACTGGAGTGTCTTGCAAATGTATCTTAATATACATGTCACTGTCTCAGTCCTCCAACACCAACACACCATTCTTCTAGTCATTTAGTTTCATTAGCGTTCTTGCTAATCTTGTCTCTTATATACTGATAGATCtcctgaatgaataaattagcaCATATAACATTTTAAGATACTAAGAATTATTAGTTGTTataaatatgatattatattatgatTTGGCTGTAGGCATGAGGCCTCAACATTTATATCTAGTACTCgatttgtatgtatgtaaccTTTACGTATGTCTTTTTAAATGTAGTGCTCAGATACTTATTCCTACtcattttctttaaacatatctttgtttatgcttatgaatacatacttttttgttcatatttataagtataaTGTTAAAAGACAtctgtgcatgtatgtatattttaagtGGATATATATAATGTGCTTCTACACATTAGAAGTATATTAAATAGCCAAAACAAAGGTGTCTCGATATTTATTTCTCCTAATGGTATCACAAATGCCCAGAAGcctgttctttaataaacattattttcaaatattgtCAGTTTGGGTTCAATATTCAGTTCAACATTCCTGATGTCATGATTCGGTTACAGTTATACATAAGTTGTGTCCATGTTATGAATGATCAGAATCTTTCTAAAATTAGCATAATGTGTCCTTGCAGAAAGTCCTCTTCACCtttacaactgccacaatatgTTGTATAATTGTTGTAATGTAAATTTTCATCTGAACAGGACTTCCTAAAATGTGGTGACATAGTTTCAGCCTTGTCCAAAGTGTTCTTCAGTCTAAAAAGTGTCACAGTAGGTTGTATAAATGCTTAATTTTCCTGTATGAACCATCAGTCTGCCAAGTGTTGGAGGGATAAACCATCCTGGGCCACCGAAAAAGTGTGAAAGAACAGGAATTCATAAGATATACGGTGGTGCCTGAAACTTTttttgtgaactctttagaatattctatttttctgcataaatatgacctaaaacatcatcatattcTCAAACAAGTCccaaaagtagacaaagagaacccaattaaacaaatgagacaaaactggtatacttggtaatttatttattgaggaaaatgattcaatgttacatatatgtgagtggcaaaagtatgtaaacctttCATGTGACCCCAttgagcagcaataactgcaactaaacatttccagtaactgctGAAGGCTCTCCATTTGGCCTTCTTACAGCAGAATGGTGagtttcaaattgtttggaggcggccttataacccttcccagaatgatgagcagcaacaattgcatgatatagacacacacctgagtgctccagaacaccaaactgcttttctgcttttatagaagtagtcacacttcttggtgattaactaatcttgtgcatttcattagtaacacctggctgctaaATTCTCTCTTAATGACtgtggaagtaggaagggtATACTTATCACTCTGTTACTACTTAACAgtcagtattttttattattgtaataaagttcagcaatatttaactttgagtgttatgttttcattcagtataattaaaaaaaaactattggtTGATTAATTGGTTATTGGCAGGTACTGTTATTAGTTATGAAGAAAACACTGGTGTACTGaacaacagacaccgaatgggacagccaaggaaaacaacagcagctgacgGCAGATACATACAGGATGTGATCACGATTTAAAACATACAAGTTCATCAGTGAAACATGCTGGAGGTAGTGTcttggcttgggcttgcatggcgtCTTCTCTAACAGGCTCAAtaatgtttattgatgatgtaacacacaatggtagcagcagaattagtTCAGCaatctacagaaacattttacCTTCCAATTTACAGTGAAATGCAtcaaatctaattgggaggaacttcatcatgcagcagtGACCCaaaaacagtccctccaggattttacgttcgcagaaattaaagcaaaaacaaagaacTCTGCAATTTTTACAGGAGCCTGCAATTTTTCGAAATTAACACAGATTTTCAGCAAATCTGGGCCAAGACccgtcgtgtgacgtcatcacaatgcacattcagccaaagcactgaagaggagactgaagggagaaaccctctgaaacaagcaacaactgaaagaagctgtgatacaagcctggaaaagcatcacaaaaaagGAAACCAATGATTTGGTAATGTCAGAAGTCATGTTTCAATCCATTACAAAGAATAAACAGTAGTATAAACTAGTTATGGTAGTAGGCGTTTTCTTTTCGACA contains:
- the and2 gene encoding actinodin2 — its product is MDAVTAVIFAFDANAMNQLMNDIFVGSVAEFAEEKPASLLDLKKLTRNKRNAVAHYKRLPEFWAWYKYYMDTHNQEGIESLDQLYLIYLQNKHRVEGDNTYKHYLTHLSEVYKACAKSDDPDCIPEYTSKPTAKVVIPAAMKQVPVNVCNPYLDPYCIISVGPQAAPEEPPPAPVAVKSPSPFLLPTPIKTPSGHHYYASALEPFLSSEKRAELLRICSPSDVECLQYHLRAAYGYRPALTPVPSNTYLGCDPTKDPYCRPTMVAKTPSSLYHVYPHCNPAVDPLCVSNIAPAAQSAEKASKEQYCNPLFEKDCNPLTANRLVTLKTPVLQYVPQGQMTPYHLAALMKPFPISQQAKSSASGTTPECHPYDPSCSRFSPLASTAAVKNMQGGIILPHPDCDPEIDYNCRLRRAEPKDNRKTAEEPKDELESGDDASNANVAPQYQVPRFEDFLRGYLGHYKK